From the genome of archaeon CG10_big_fil_rev_8_21_14_0_10_43_11, one region includes:
- the trxA gene encoding thioredoxin, with translation MTKEISDKTFKQEVLEKTLPVIVKFWASWCPPCKVMEPMIESLEKQIRGQAIIVNLNADKNPFTTAHYNVKGLPTLIFFKNGEEKARLIGAQGPQTILNTLETI, from the coding sequence ATGACAAAAGAAATCAGCGATAAAACATTTAAACAAGAGGTTCTAGAGAAAACGCTTCCTGTTATTGTCAAGTTTTGGGCAAGCTGGTGTCCGCCATGCAAGGTAATGGAGCCCATGATAGAATCACTTGAAAAACAAATACGCGGACAAGCCATTATTGTGAACCTTAATGCTGACAAAAATCCTTTCACAACTGCCCACTACAACGTAAAAGGGTTGCCAACACTTATCTTTTTCAAAAACGGTGAAGAAAAAGCACGACTCATTGGCGCACAAGGACCACAAACTATACTAAACACACTTGAAACAATATAA